From the Nonlabens marinus S1-08 genome, one window contains:
- a CDS encoding T9SS type B sorting domain-containing protein, which translates to TDLPQDPGSFSILKIADQQLFTQAGDVLTYTITVTNTGDVTLTNLILTDANADAGTLIPSSFASLAPGQTVSAVASRTITAQDVANTRALNSILGTATNPQGDDVTDISDDPNNLDDVDQDGNGDPDDPTIVYIDSDDDGIPDPIDLDDDNDGITDVVELDGADPDLDNDQDGVPAYLDDDDNDFFVDNADGLVDPASDLDSDGIPNHLDLDVDDDGIYDVVETGNNDLDADDDGMVDGPVGANGIPDAAEDGGVDGAGVSTPPLESDLDSDTLPDYKDLDSDGDGIPDNVEAQSSNGYILPSGTDSDQNGVDDAYDTNGSPINPVNTEVDFGYANQDSLPDYLDLDSDGDNVPDSIEGSDFNADGIADITPTGNDIDNDGLDDAFDGSIGDFEDPNGQLVDTTPFELPNRDGLNDNPDFRDQDDDEDGLLTFEQGGPNNDPNQGEDVNNDGDPTNDDTDGDGTPNYLDSLDDTAFFDEDDDNDGIPDIVEVGSNPDIDNDGDGVPAYLDDDDNDPLVGNDDGVVNPEFDTDGDGISNHLDLDSDDDGIYDVNETGNSALDADNDGRVDGPEGVNGIPDAAEDGGIDGAGVSNAPRATDIDSRPDYLDQDSDNDGITDNVESQDTFGYIAPLGVDSDNNGVDDAYDTNGSPIEEVDFDGDGIQDYLDDDSDNDNVRDRLEGHDFNHDGVADVTPSGADVDIDGLDDAFDGDTSGYGDPDGLDLDGDPSQLPDLDGTEDVDFRDVDDDGDTVDTIYEDYDGDNDPTDQDTDGDGIPDYLDTNDDGDPFDTIDEGPDPDGDQNPNTGNTRDTDGDGIFDYLEFDEEIVQECGEPLVFNGISPDGDTRNDFLVIDQIECYPDNTLEIYNRWGVKVYDTDNYGANGQVFRGISEGRITIQQNEELPVGTYYYIFKYLDLEGNGKSKAGYIYIQR; encoded by the coding sequence TGACAGATTTGCCTCAAGACCCTGGAAGTTTCAGTATTTTGAAAATAGCAGATCAGCAATTATTCACTCAAGCTGGAGATGTACTTACGTATACCATCACTGTTACAAATACAGGAGATGTGACTTTGACTAACTTAATACTGACTGATGCAAATGCAGATGCAGGAACTTTAATTCCTTCAAGCTTTGCCTCATTAGCACCAGGTCAAACTGTATCTGCAGTAGCGAGTAGAACGATAACGGCTCAAGACGTTGCTAATACGAGAGCCTTGAACTCTATTTTAGGTACAGCAACAAATCCTCAAGGTGATGATGTTACAGATATATCTGATGATCCAAACAATCTTGATGATGTAGATCAAGATGGAAATGGTGATCCAGATGATCCAACTATTGTCTATATAGATTCTGACGACGATGGAATACCAGATCCAATTGACCTAGATGATGATAATGATGGTATCACCGATGTAGTCGAGTTAGACGGAGCAGATCCAGACCTTGACAATGATCAAGATGGAGTTCCAGCTTATCTAGATGACGATGATAATGATTTCTTCGTAGATAACGCTGACGGATTAGTAGATCCAGCTTCAGATTTAGATAGCGATGGGATACCTAATCACTTAGATCTAGATGTTGATGATGACGGAATTTATGACGTAGTAGAAACTGGAAATAATGATCTAGATGCTGATGACGATGGTATGGTAGATGGTCCAGTAGGGGCAAATGGAATTCCAGATGCAGCTGAAGATGGTGGTGTAGATGGAGCGGGTGTAAGTACACCACCATTAGAATCTGACTTGGATTCAGATACATTACCTGACTATAAAGATCTTGATTCTGATGGGGATGGGATACCAGACAATGTGGAAGCTCAATCCTCTAATGGGTACATACTTCCTTCAGGAACAGATTCTGATCAGAATGGTGTAGATGATGCTTACGATACGAATGGTTCTCCAATTAATCCAGTAAATACAGAGGTTGATTTTGGGTATGCAAATCAAGACAGTCTTCCTGACTACTTGGATTTAGATTCCGATGGTGACAATGTTCCAGACTCTATAGAGGGCAGTGATTTCAATGCTGATGGTATAGCTGACATTACCCCTACAGGAAATGATATTGACAATGATGGTCTGGACGATGCGTTTGATGGGTCAATTGGAGACTTTGAAGATCCAAATGGACAGCTTGTCGACACTACACCGTTTGAGTTACCTAATCGCGATGGATTGAATGACAATCCGGACTTTAGAGATCAAGATGACGATGAGGATGGCTTGCTTACCTTTGAGCAAGGTGGTCCTAATAATGATCCTAATCAGGGTGAAGATGTAAATAATGATGGAGATCCTACAAATGATGACACAGATGGGGACGGCACTCCTAACTATCTTGATTCTTTAGATGATACCGCATTTTTTGATGAAGATGATGATAATGATGGTATTCCAGATATTGTAGAAGTTGGTTCCAATCCAGACATCGACAACGATGGTGATGGTGTACCAGCCTACTTAGATGATGATGACAACGACCCTCTAGTTGGTAACGATGATGGTGTAGTCAATCCGGAATTTGATACTGACGGTGATGGGATTTCAAATCACTTAGATCTAGATAGTGATGATGATGGTATCTATGATGTTAATGAAACTGGAAACAGTGCCCTTGACGCAGACAATGACGGTAGAGTAGATGGACCAGAAGGTGTGAACGGTATTCCAGATGCAGCGGAAGACGGTGGTATTGATGGAGCAGGTGTTTCAAACGCGCCTAGAGCTACTGACATTGATTCTAGACCTGATTATCTAGATCAAGATTCTGATAACGATGGTATCACAGACAACGTGGAGTCTCAAGACACATTTGGTTACATTGCACCATTAGGGGTAGACTCTGATAACAATGGTGTTGATGATGCCTATGATACCAATGGAAGCCCTATTGAAGAAGTTGACTTTGATGGAGATGGCATTCAAGATTATCTTGATGACGATTCTGATAATGACAATGTTCGTGATAGATTAGAAGGTCATGACTTCAACCACGATGGTGTAGCAGATGTGACACCTAGTGGAGCAGATGTAGATATCGATGGTCTTGATGATGCATTTGATGGGGATACCAGTGGATATGGAGATCCAGATGGATTAGATCTAGACGGAGATCCATCCCAACTTCCTGACCTTGATGGTACAGAGGATGTAGATTTTCGTGATGTAGATGATGATGGTGATACGGTTGATACCATCTATGAAGATTACGATGGCGATAATGACCCAACAGATCAAGATACAGACGGTGATGGTATTCCAGATTATCTAGATACGAACGATGATGGTGATCCATTTGATACTATCGATGAAGGTCCAGATCCAGATGGAGATCAAAACCCTAATACTGGAAACACTAGAGATACAGATGGCGATGGAATATTTGATTACCTTGAATTTGATGAAGAAATAGTTCAGGAATGTGGAGAACCACTTGTATTCAACGGGATTTCTCCTGATGGCGATACGAGAAATGACTTCCTAGTGATTGATCAAATTGAATGTTACCCAGATAATACTCTAGAGATTTACAACCGTTGGGGTGTGAAGGTTTATGATACCGATAACTATGGAGCTAATGGACAAGTGTTCCGTGGTATTTCTGAAGGTAGGATCACTATTCAACAAAATGAGGAATTACCAGTAGGAACCTACTATTACATCTTCAAGTATTTAGATCTTGAGGGTAATGGAAAGTCTAAAGCAGGTTATATCTACATTCAGAGATAG
- a CDS encoding PorP/SprF family type IX secretion system membrane protein: MMKFLISIFLLLVGLSGMAQQDAQYTQYMYNTIAINPAYAGNRGMLSAVALHRSQWVGLEGAPETQSLSVHSPVGLGALGLGLSIVNDKIGPSSETYFNGDISYTIQTGIESNLSFGLKLGGHVLDVNFNELNIFDPTDGAFQENIDNRFTPNIGTGVYFHSDKFYAGLSAPNLLRNEHFEPSNNDNRQSFVAAERIHYYFTSGYVFDVNPSLKFKPSTMIKAVSGAPLQVDVSANFLISEKLTLGAAYRLDAAVSGMLAYQVSDQFLVGLAYDRDTTELGNTQYQDGSFEVFLRFEMFKSYDRMLTPRFF; encoded by the coding sequence ATGATGAAATTTTTAATTAGCATATTCCTTCTTCTAGTTGGACTTAGTGGAATGGCGCAGCAAGACGCTCAATACACGCAGTATATGTACAACACCATCGCGATAAACCCAGCTTATGCTGGGAATCGCGGGATGTTGAGCGCTGTCGCCTTGCACCGCAGCCAGTGGGTAGGATTAGAGGGAGCTCCTGAGACCCAAAGCTTAAGCGTTCATAGCCCAGTCGGTCTCGGAGCCTTAGGTTTAGGACTGTCAATAGTCAACGATAAAATTGGACCATCCAGCGAGACTTATTTTAATGGAGATATTAGTTACACCATACAAACTGGAATAGAGAGCAACTTAAGTTTTGGACTTAAATTAGGTGGTCATGTTCTAGATGTAAACTTTAATGAGTTGAACATTTTTGATCCTACAGATGGTGCATTTCAAGAAAATATTGACAACCGTTTTACTCCTAATATAGGTACGGGTGTGTATTTCCATTCAGATAAGTTCTATGCAGGTTTAAGTGCTCCCAATTTATTGAGAAACGAGCATTTTGAACCTTCAAATAATGACAACAGACAGTCATTTGTTGCAGCGGAGCGAATTCATTACTACTTTACAAGTGGTTATGTTTTTGACGTCAACCCATCATTAAAATTTAAGCCTAGTACCATGATCAAAGCTGTTTCAGGTGCACCTTTACAAGTAGACGTGTCTGCTAACTTTTTGATTAGTGAGAAGCTTACTCTAGGTGCTGCATATAGATTAGACGCAGCAGTTAGTGGAATGTTAGCTTATCAAGTTAGCGATCAATTTTTAGTTGGACTGGCATACGATAGAGACACCACAGAATTAGGAAACACCCAGTACCAAGATGGTAGTTTTGAGGTCTTTCTAAGATTTGAAATGTTTAAATCTTACGATCGTATGTTGACTCCTCGATTCTTCTAA
- a CDS encoding OmpA family protein, protein MKNYTKNILLVGMLMVLAFAKAQTTKPIPNRAEKTYEKFAFIDSRQILERMADRGYKSVEIFSKLGDTYYFNNDYKNALKWYEELFKLENESIPTEYYFRYAQALKSDRQYAKADLLLKNFKMKRGSLDSRLKNLVNNPDYLDKIDYQKGRFDIESVSINTSYQEFGSAFYGPKQVVFASARDSGVFRKRRHSWNNMPFLDLYVADRAEDGSLTNARTFDDRINSIFHESTPTFSADLNTVYFTRNNYENKDLRRDKNRINNLQIFKSVKVEGEWSEPQIVSFSEDSYSTTHPALTPDGKYLYFASNMPGTMGDDKRFQQTDIWRVAVFENGEFGEAENMSVINTEGRESYPFVSESGNLYFASNGLQSLGGLDIYVSKINKNGSLDRPVNIGESINSVDDDFAFIIDESLKQGYFSSNRNGGTDDNIYKFDQIEDLKEICEQVVSGVITDQITNQILESARITLIDDSNNILVVTNSNAKGRYAIELECDKTYFIRAEKMGYNTAEEIINTPSVKGELVLDIELEPQSVKGGVGDDLAILLNLNPIYFDFDRSFIREDAELELQKVLAVLEDNPTMIIDIRSHTDSRGTEEYNERLSSRRAASTRNYLINKGIDPSRLTSKGYGESELVNECSDGVSCSEEQHQLNRRSEFIITSM, encoded by the coding sequence ATGAAAAATTACACCAAAAATATATTACTTGTAGGAATGCTAATGGTTTTAGCTTTCGCTAAAGCGCAAACAACAAAACCCATACCTAATCGAGCAGAAAAGACTTATGAGAAGTTCGCCTTTATAGATTCTAGACAAATCCTGGAGCGTATGGCAGATCGTGGTTACAAAAGCGTAGAGATATTCTCTAAACTAGGAGACACCTATTATTTCAATAACGATTATAAAAATGCGTTGAAATGGTATGAAGAGTTGTTCAAGTTAGAGAATGAGTCCATTCCTACAGAGTATTACTTTAGATATGCTCAAGCCTTAAAAAGTGATAGGCAATATGCAAAAGCAGACTTGTTGTTGAAAAACTTCAAAATGAAGAGAGGTTCACTGGATTCTAGGTTGAAAAACTTAGTGAACAACCCTGATTATTTAGATAAGATAGATTATCAAAAAGGAAGATTTGATATTGAATCAGTTTCTATAAATACAAGCTACCAAGAATTTGGTAGTGCATTTTATGGTCCTAAACAAGTCGTTTTTGCTAGTGCAAGAGATTCTGGAGTGTTCAGAAAGAGAAGACACTCATGGAATAATATGCCGTTTTTAGATTTGTATGTAGCAGATAGGGCTGAGGATGGTTCGTTAACTAATGCGAGAACATTTGATGATCGCATCAATAGCATCTTTCACGAGAGCACCCCAACTTTCAGTGCAGATCTTAACACAGTTTACTTTACCAGAAACAACTATGAGAACAAAGATTTAAGACGCGATAAAAATCGCATCAATAATCTACAAATTTTCAAGTCTGTAAAAGTTGAAGGAGAGTGGAGTGAGCCGCAAATTGTTAGTTTTTCAGAAGATAGTTACAGCACAACGCATCCTGCATTGACGCCAGATGGGAAGTACTTATATTTTGCAAGCAACATGCCTGGAACTATGGGAGATGATAAAAGATTTCAACAAACAGACATATGGAGAGTCGCTGTTTTTGAAAATGGAGAGTTTGGTGAGGCAGAGAATATGAGCGTGATTAATACAGAGGGTCGTGAAAGTTATCCCTTTGTAAGTGAAAGTGGAAATCTATATTTTGCAAGTAATGGGCTCCAGAGTTTAGGTGGTTTAGATATCTATGTGTCTAAAATTAATAAGAATGGATCTCTAGATAGGCCCGTCAATATTGGAGAGTCCATCAATAGTGTGGATGATGATTTCGCATTTATTATTGATGAAAGTTTGAAGCAAGGCTATTTCAGTAGTAATAGAAATGGTGGTACAGATGACAACATTTATAAATTTGATCAAATTGAGGATCTTAAGGAAATCTGTGAACAAGTAGTAAGTGGAGTAATCACTGATCAAATAACCAATCAAATATTAGAATCTGCTAGAATTACCCTTATTGATGATTCGAACAATATACTGGTAGTAACCAATTCAAATGCAAAAGGTAGATATGCCATTGAATTGGAATGCGACAAGACATACTTCATTCGTGCGGAAAAAATGGGTTACAATACGGCAGAAGAAATAATCAACACACCATCAGTAAAAGGAGAACTGGTTTTAGATATCGAATTAGAACCACAATCTGTTAAAGGAGGAGTTGGCGATGACCTCGCAATATTACTGAATTTGAACCCGATCTATTTTGACTTTGACAGATCATTTATACGTGAGGATGCGGAGTTGGAGTTACAAAAAGTTCTTGCCGTTCTAGAGGATAACCCAACCATGATTATCGATATCAGGTCACATACAGATAGCAGAGGAACTGAAGAATACAATGAACGCTTATCCAGTCGCCGTGCGGCTAGCACGAGAAACTACTTGATCAATAAGGGGATCGATCCTTCAAGGTTGACCTCTAAGGGTTATGGAGAAAGCGAGCTAGTCAATGAATGTTCAGACGGTGTTTCGTGTAGTGAGGAACAGCACCAGTTGAACCGTCGTTCTGAGTTTATAATTACCTCGATGTAG
- a CDS encoding M16 family metallopeptidase, which yields MNLKLTCSFILFLVFTGLNIMAQQPSSSFEINFERYELDNGLTVLLHEDHSDPVVGVALTAHVGSAREKEGRTGFAHLFEHLLFLESENLGKGGLDAMSARIGGSGANGSTNRDRTNYFQTVPSDALEKMIWAEADKLGYFINTVTEPVLAKEKQVVKNEKRQAVDNRPYGHDNYVIGKNLYPVGHPYNWQVIGSLEDLQNATVDDVKEFYKKWYTPNNTVLTIAGDFNPREAKQWIEKYFAEIPSGAPVAALQKQPVQIPVSKRLYYEDNFAALPQLSMVWPGVPLYDKDSYALGVLSTYLSSGKSAPLNKVIVDSLKLASRVSMSDQNAELAGEINIAVRAYDGVDLNKVQDAIYLGLADFEKNGISKDDLDRIKAQQETRFYRGLSSVLGKGFQLAQYEIFAGGADYINQDLERIQQVTAEDVMDVYERYIKNKNYIATSFVPKGAAELALENSDLAQVVEEQIENNVDADVDPNVIATYERTPSSFDRSVEPEYGPSLELKIPEVWKTTLSNGINVYGITTSEVPLVNIDLEIKGGLLLENPNKIGVSNLLSRMLLKGTKDRTTEELEQAIDDLGASVFVSASDQGISLNATVLKRNYEALMNLISEILLEPRWDDEEFELLKQSVASQLTQQQSDPNSIASNEFSKLIYGKDHILAQNNLGTNSSIENITIKDLKKYYTNYVAPGLSSYRVVGAVDEKEVTTALQQLEKLWKPKSVNFPKLSAIPVLEESKIYFYDVPGAKQSVLRFGYPALAYTDTDFYPVQIMNYRLGGGGFASQLTQELREGKGYTYGIRSGFSGSEFTGPFSVSSGVRSNVTLESSQLIKEILENYGDSFSPEDLAITKSFLVKSKALAFETDQAKLGMLTVIDKYDQPVDFALEQQELVEEMTVEQIKELARKYIIPGQMYYLIVGDAATQLERMKELGYGEPIRLN from the coding sequence ATGAACTTAAAATTAACCTGCAGCTTCATTCTATTTTTAGTATTCACGGGCTTGAATATAATGGCGCAGCAACCATCTAGCTCTTTTGAAATTAACTTTGAACGATATGAATTAGACAATGGCTTAACCGTTTTGCTGCATGAGGATCATTCAGACCCAGTGGTTGGAGTCGCATTGACAGCCCATGTAGGTTCAGCAAGAGAAAAGGAAGGACGTACTGGATTTGCCCATTTATTTGAGCATTTGTTATTCTTAGAATCTGAAAACCTGGGAAAAGGTGGCTTAGACGCTATGAGCGCTAGAATAGGAGGTTCTGGAGCTAATGGATCCACAAATCGAGACCGTACCAATTATTTTCAAACGGTGCCTAGTGACGCCCTTGAAAAAATGATTTGGGCAGAAGCTGATAAACTGGGCTACTTCATCAACACGGTAACTGAACCCGTACTAGCTAAAGAAAAGCAAGTCGTAAAAAACGAGAAACGACAAGCAGTCGATAATCGTCCATATGGACACGATAATTATGTGATCGGTAAAAACCTCTATCCTGTAGGACATCCTTACAATTGGCAAGTGATTGGATCACTAGAAGATCTTCAAAATGCTACCGTGGACGATGTCAAAGAGTTCTATAAAAAATGGTACACGCCTAATAATACAGTATTAACCATTGCTGGTGATTTTAACCCTAGAGAGGCAAAACAATGGATTGAAAAATACTTTGCAGAAATTCCCTCAGGTGCTCCAGTTGCTGCATTACAAAAACAACCGGTTCAAATTCCAGTCAGTAAGCGATTGTATTATGAGGACAACTTTGCAGCTTTACCGCAATTAAGTATGGTATGGCCAGGAGTTCCACTTTACGACAAGGACAGCTATGCGCTGGGTGTTCTATCAACCTATTTGAGTTCTGGGAAATCAGCACCGCTTAATAAAGTGATTGTTGACAGCTTAAAGTTGGCAAGCAGGGTTTCCATGAGTGATCAAAACGCAGAGCTTGCAGGCGAGATCAATATTGCAGTTCGTGCCTACGACGGTGTTGATTTAAACAAAGTACAGGATGCGATTTATTTAGGTCTCGCCGATTTTGAGAAAAACGGAATTTCCAAAGATGATTTAGACCGCATCAAAGCACAACAAGAAACTAGATTCTATCGTGGTCTTTCCAGCGTTTTAGGAAAAGGTTTTCAATTAGCCCAATACGAAATATTTGCTGGAGGGGCTGATTACATCAATCAAGATCTCGAACGAATTCAACAAGTGACAGCGGAAGATGTTATGGACGTTTACGAGAGGTATATCAAGAACAAAAACTATATAGCTACCAGCTTTGTTCCAAAAGGAGCTGCAGAACTCGCTTTAGAAAATTCAGATCTTGCCCAGGTGGTAGAGGAACAGATTGAAAATAACGTGGATGCAGATGTGGACCCAAATGTAATCGCTACTTATGAACGCACGCCTTCTAGTTTTGATAGATCAGTAGAGCCAGAATATGGACCTTCACTGGAGCTTAAGATTCCTGAAGTTTGGAAAACAACTCTTTCTAATGGAATTAATGTTTACGGAATCACGACTAGCGAAGTTCCATTAGTTAATATCGATTTAGAAATCAAAGGAGGTTTACTGTTGGAAAATCCAAATAAGATTGGCGTTTCAAACTTATTGTCCAGAATGTTGTTGAAAGGGACTAAGGATAGAACCACAGAAGAACTGGAGCAAGCTATTGATGATTTAGGCGCTTCTGTTTTCGTGTCTGCCAGTGATCAAGGCATCAGTCTTAATGCTACTGTATTAAAGCGCAATTATGAGGCATTAATGAATTTGATCTCTGAGATCCTATTAGAACCTAGATGGGACGATGAGGAGTTTGAGCTGCTGAAGCAAAGTGTGGCGAGCCAATTAACTCAGCAACAATCAGATCCTAATAGCATTGCGTCAAATGAGTTTTCTAAGTTGATCTATGGGAAAGATCACATTCTGGCACAAAACAATTTGGGTACTAATAGTTCCATAGAAAACATCACCATAAAGGACCTGAAAAAATATTACACTAATTATGTAGCGCCTGGTTTGAGTAGTTACAGAGTAGTAGGTGCTGTTGATGAAAAAGAAGTAACTACTGCTTTGCAACAATTAGAAAAACTGTGGAAACCAAAATCGGTAAACTTCCCTAAATTATCGGCTATACCTGTGTTGGAAGAATCAAAGATCTATTTCTATGATGTGCCAGGAGCTAAGCAGTCTGTGTTGAGATTTGGGTATCCTGCACTAGCATATACAGATACAGATTTCTACCCAGTTCAAATAATGAATTACCGATTAGGTGGTGGTGGATTTGCCTCTCAACTAACACAAGAATTGAGAGAAGGAAAAGGGTACACCTATGGAATCCGATCTGGTTTTTCTGGAAGTGAATTCACAGGTCCATTTTCAGTGTCAAGTGGTGTGCGCTCTAATGTTACCTTAGAATCATCCCAATTGATCAAAGAGATCTTGGAAAATTACGGAGATTCATTCAGTCCAGAAGACCTTGCCATTACTAAAAGCTTTTTAGTGAAATCAAAAGCACTTGCATTTGAAACAGATCAAGCTAAATTAGGCATGCTGACAGTCATCGATAAATACGACCAACCTGTTGATTTTGCTTTAGAACAACAAGAACTAGTTGAAGAAATGACAGTGGAACAAATTAAGGAACTTGCCCGCAAATACATCATTCCAGGACAAATGTATTATTTGATCGTTGGTGATGCTGCTACCCAGCTGGAGCGTATGAAAGAACTGGGATACGGTGAGCCTATTAGGTTGAACTAA
- a CDS encoding mevalonate kinase family protein: MKGPLFYSKILLFGEYGIIKDSKGLSIPYNFYKGALKIADQPDEKALASNRSLARLANHIEELTSHDIDFPPFDIAAMRADIEAGMYFDSSIPQGYGVGSSGALVASIYDKYATDKITVLENLTREKLLILKDIFGKIESFFHGKSSGLDPLNSYLSLPILINSREDIEPAGIPSQLATGSGAVFLLDSGMVGETAPMVNIFMESMKKEGFRKMLKEQFVKYTDLCVEDFLSGNVKGLFGNVKKLSGTVLDNFKPMIPQQFHDLWKKGLDSGDYYLKLCGSGGGGYILGFTEDLEKAEKALKGYKLEVVYNF, from the coding sequence ATGAAAGGACCATTATTTTATTCTAAGATTCTTCTCTTCGGAGAATACGGGATTATTAAAGATTCCAAAGGGCTTTCTATTCCCTATAATTTTTATAAAGGCGCCCTTAAAATCGCTGATCAACCTGACGAAAAAGCATTGGCTTCCAATAGAAGTCTTGCTCGTCTTGCAAATCACATTGAAGAGTTAACGAGTCACGACATAGATTTCCCGCCTTTTGATATCGCCGCTATGCGAGCTGATATTGAGGCAGGCATGTATTTTGACTCTAGCATACCCCAAGGGTATGGAGTTGGAAGCAGTGGCGCTCTAGTTGCTTCTATCTATGATAAGTATGCTACTGATAAAATCACTGTACTAGAAAACTTGACGCGAGAAAAACTATTGATCCTAAAAGATATTTTTGGAAAAATAGAGAGTTTCTTTCACGGGAAAAGTTCTGGATTAGATCCTTTAAATAGTTATTTAAGTCTACCTATACTCATCAATAGCCGTGAGGATATTGAACCTGCGGGCATTCCTTCTCAACTGGCAACCGGTAGCGGTGCTGTTTTCCTTTTAGATTCTGGTATGGTAGGAGAAACTGCTCCTATGGTCAATATTTTTATGGAAAGCATGAAAAAAGAAGGATTCCGCAAAATGTTGAAAGAACAGTTTGTGAAGTACACAGATCTTTGCGTTGAAGATTTCTTAAGTGGAAACGTGAAGGGACTTTTTGGAAATGTGAAGAAGCTTTCTGGAACAGTACTAGACAATTTTAAGCCTATGATCCCGCAGCAATTTCACGACCTGTGGAAAAAAGGGTTGGACTCTGGAGATTATTACCTGAAACTTTGTGGATCTGGTGGCGGCGGATACATCCTAGGGTTTACGGAGGATCTTGAAAAGGCAGAAAAAGCCTTAAAAGGCTATAAACTAGAGGTGGTTTACAACTTTTAA
- a CDS encoding diphosphomevalonate/mevalonate 3,5-bisphosphate decarboxylase family protein encodes MEDQFILHEPVTLVDQLSASWQAPSNIALVKYWGKHGVQLPANPSISFTLSDCKTITTLTAIKAVKHGFEIKLDGKLKPSFAPKIESYFKRIISYSPWIKEYYFTIETTNTFPHSSGIASSASSMAALSSCIVDLESQLTGTDIDLKKASFLARLGSGSACRSLEGKLVVWGSHDETSGSSDLFGVDVSQSLHAVFQDYQDTILLVDKGEKTVSSTVGHELMNEHAFAKARFHQAHSNLTAIKECLYTGDLDGFIKITESEALTLHAMMMTSHPYFILMKPNTLSIIEEIWAYRKETGVPVCFTLDAGANVHMLYPAAHKDTVEQLIKSKLAQYCQNEQYICDAIGSGATAV; translated from the coding sequence TTGGAAGATCAATTTATACTCCACGAACCTGTAACACTAGTTGATCAACTTTCAGCTTCATGGCAGGCACCATCTAACATTGCTCTAGTCAAATACTGGGGAAAACACGGTGTACAATTACCTGCAAACCCGTCTATTAGTTTCACGCTCAGCGATTGTAAAACAATAACTACATTGACCGCTATTAAAGCAGTAAAACATGGTTTTGAAATAAAGTTGGACGGTAAGCTCAAACCTTCATTTGCTCCTAAAATTGAGTCTTATTTCAAACGCATTATTTCCTATTCCCCTTGGATCAAGGAGTATTATTTTACAATAGAAACTACAAACACTTTTCCACACAGCAGCGGTATTGCCAGTAGTGCCAGTAGTATGGCCGCATTATCCTCTTGTATCGTCGATTTAGAATCCCAGCTCACTGGAACTGATATAGATTTGAAAAAAGCAAGTTTTCTGGCGAGGTTAGGCTCTGGGAGTGCTTGCCGTAGTTTAGAAGGGAAACTTGTGGTTTGGGGTTCTCATGATGAAACTTCTGGAAGCTCAGACCTCTTTGGCGTTGATGTCAGCCAGTCATTACATGCTGTTTTTCAAGATTATCAAGACACCATCTTGCTAGTGGATAAGGGAGAGAAAACGGTAAGCTCGACCGTAGGCCATGAACTTATGAATGAGCACGCTTTCGCGAAAGCGAGATTTCATCAAGCCCATAGCAATTTAACAGCCATTAAAGAGTGCCTTTACACTGGGGATCTTGACGGTTTTATAAAAATTACGGAAAGTGAGGCACTAACATTACATGCCATGATGATGACATCGCATCCCTATTTTATCCTCATGAAACCTAACACCTTGTCGATTATCGAGGAAATCTGGGCTTATCGTAAGGAAACTGGCGTTCCTGTTTGCTTTACGCTAGATGCAGGCGCTAACGTGCACATGCTCTATCCAGCAGCACATAAGGATACAGTTGAGCAATTGATTAAGAGTAAATTAGCCCAATATTGTCAAAATGAACAGTATATTTGCGATGCTATAGGCAGTGGTGCCACAGCAGTCTAG